TTAGCAAAATTAGAGGCACTTCCATCAGCAGATGATTGGGAAAAACGGGAACTGGAATTCGCAAAACTGAAAGATGTTCTCTTGCCCCATTTGAGTGCTGAAGAGAAGATATTGTTTCCACACCTTGTAAGCGACCCATCAGATCGCTGGCAGATAAATTACTATTTAGAGCAACACGCACTGATCTGGAAGAGTTCATCAGAGCTTTCGGAGCGATCTAAACAGGCCCAAAACTGGGGAGCGGGAATGCGGGTGATGGATACAATTATTCAAAATCACCTCGATTCTGAGCAGGAGCAGTACCCTCACATGCTTACCATTATCGATGAAAAGAATCTTGAAAAGGTTTATCAGAGGTTTCTGCAGGAAGAGATCAGGTTCAGAAAAGAGCTTCAAAACCGAAAAACCATGCCCTGGTAAAACAGGGCGTTTTGCCCCCCATAGTGAACAAAATGTTAAAGTTTTATCATACCTACTAAAAAAAGTTTTGAAAATTATTGACTATATTCCTATATTATGGTATATAGATTGGATATTTTTGAACTTTTATATATTATATAACACCAAAATATACCAGGTTTTTTATCCACAAGGACTCAGATATATGAAAAACAGTCGTAACTGGTGTTTTCTTTTGATTATGTTTTGCGGCCTTTTAAGTGCCTCATTTGCTCAGCAGCGAGTGTATGATGACACAATATGGGTTCCGGTTACTTTCTATGATTTTCACTCAAACAGATCCAATCCAGAATTTGAGATGCCTCACACCGGTGGCGTGCGAACCGGTATGGTCGATTCTCTACTCGATGAAGACGGAAAACCTCAACTGGGCCCCGAAC
This portion of the Chitinispirillales bacterium ANBcel5 genome encodes:
- a CDS encoding hemerythrin domain-containing protein, with amino-acid sequence MERLLNDLNEQHSRIRMQLAKLEALPSADDWEKRELEFAKLKDVLLPHLSAEEKILFPHLVSDPSDRWQINYYLEQHALIWKSSSELSERSKQAQNWGAGMRVMDTIIQNHLDSEQEQYPHMLTIIDEKNLEKVYQRFLQEEIRFRKELQNRKTMPW